From the genome of Papaver somniferum cultivar HN1 chromosome 2, ASM357369v1, whole genome shotgun sequence, one region includes:
- the LOC113354208 gene encoding probable disease resistance protein At1g61300, producing MFNEENNHVSIIGLYGMGGVGKTTLLTELNNEFVKTSHGFDLVVWVVVSKDLDLKNIQDQIGDKLSLSWPEATQIHKQCKDIFKVLNNKKFVLLLDDIWKRVDLQEIGIPYVRNNTKEVKNRSKIVFTTRIKSVCESMGARPIKVKCLDEDEAWNLFHQTVLGAYEPCSSSNNTADDESGTELDPFIRDLAKDIAKECLGLPLALLAIGRAMAGKKELQQWEYALSTLRGSASSFPGIVCH from the exons ATGTTTAATGAAGAGAATAACCACGTAagtataatcggtttatatggaatGGGTGGAGTAGGAAAAACCACTCTTCTGACAGAGCTAAACAATGAGTTTGTTAAGACTAGCCATGGATTTGATTTAgtagtttgggtggtggtttctaAGGATTTGGACTTGAAAAATATTCAAGACCAAATTGGGGATAAACTGAGTTTATCATGGCCAGAAGCAACACAAATACATAAGCAATGTAAAGATATATTCAAAGTGTTAAACAACAAAAAATTTGTATTATTGTTAGATGATATCTGGAAGAGAGTAGATTTACAAGAAATTGGAATTCCATATGTTAGAAATAACACAAAGGAAGTAAAAAACAGGTCAAAGATTGTCTTCACTACAAGGATTAAATCCGTATGCGAGTCTATGGGAGCAAGACCAATTAAAGTAAAATGTCTAGACGAGGATGAAGCTTGGAACTTATTTCACCAAACGGTTTTAGGAGCCTACGAGccttgcagcagcagcaacaacacggCAGATGATGAATCAG GGACTGAGCTGGATCCATTTATACGTGATCTTGCTAAAGATATTGCGAAAGAATGTCTCGGTTTACCTCTAGCTCTCCTCGCTATTGGTCGGGCCATGGCTGGCAAAAAAGAACTTCAACAGTGGGAGTATGCACTCAGTACTTTACGCGGATCTGCCAGTAGTTTTCCAGGTATTGTTTGTCATTAA